Below is a window of Myroides profundi DNA.
TGAAAACCATTTCTTTCTTGTCCTATGATCTCTACTGTAATATGATCTGACTGAACATAATCTGTCTTTCTGAATTTCTCTGTTTTCTTTAAGATCACATAGAGTCCAAAAGTTAATTGTTTCAATAAATTAATTTTTGGCACCATTAGATAATCTAATAGTCCATCTGTCAGACTTGCTTTCGGAGTTAGAGACATATTATATCCCATCTCATTAGAGTTAGAGATAAATAATAGCAACGGGTTTACTTCTTTGGTTTGCCCTTTATAAGTAACTAGCATTCGCTTAGCTTTATACTGTTGAGCAGAGTTTAATGCCGCTTTGATATAAGCACCTAATTTGCGCTTACCTGATTTCTCATAGTTATCTATAATAGTAGCATCTATACCGAATCCCATATTACTAAAGAAATATTCTCCATTAATACTACCAACATCCATATTCATTACTTTTCCATCGCGTACACGTATTATCGCCTGCTCTATATCTTTAGGAATAGATAGATTAGAAGCTAATCCATTACCTGATCCTACAGGTACTACTCCGAATATAACATCCTTGCCCACTACTTGTGTCGCTACTTCATGAATGGTCCCATCCCCTCCACAAGCTACGATAATATCTGCACCTGCTGATAGTGCCTGCTGTGTTAATTCGATAGCATGTCTTTTATAAGTAGAATATAGTACATGTATATCAAATGCTTTTTCATCAAAGAATTTTTTAATATAATCTGCGGTAATATTGTGCTTTCCTTTTCCAGAAATTGGATTAACGATAAAAAAGATTTTTTTCATAATAAGATTTGAATATATCATAGCCTGTACATTATGTACACTATGCGCATACAAATATACAAAGCTATTCTAATAATGATATTGTATAATACTTATGATATCATTAAAATTTAGGTTACAGTATCCTTTTATAGCTATAGTAAACATGATAGATATAGCTTCTCGCTTGCTGATTCTAGGGGATTACTTGCAGTTTTCTTGCAGTTTCCTTGCCCAGAGCACCTCTTTCTCGAAGGAATGTGCAAGAATACCCCTAGCATAGTGCAAGTATATTCGTCTATCAAAGAATTAGAAATAAAGTAAAATGGATACATATAGATACAAAAAAGCCAATTCTAAAGAATTGGCTTTAATATACTTTATTTAATAGGACCTTCCCATTCTGTAATCCCTCCTAAAAGGTTATGCGTCTCTTCAAAACCTAAAGACTCCATTACATGACATGCTTGGCTACTTCTTCCACCTGATTTACAATAGATATAGTAAGCTTTAGTTTTGTCTAGATTAGCTATTTCATCTAAAAAACCTTGTCCTTTATAGATATCTATATTGATAGAACCTGGGATAGCCTTCTCTTCTACTTCTTCTTCTGTACGTACGTCTAGTATAATAGCATTAGAATCAGCTTGCGCTTTTTCCCACCATTGTTCTTGTGATAAATTTGTCATTGTTTGTTCTTTTAGTAATTGGGTCAAATATAAAGTTATTCTATTTCAAATGAAATTTTTTTAAAATAAATTGAGTCTATATCCTACATTATACCTTAATTTGCCTTATCAAAACTCACTAATATGTCTTCACATCACATTGTCAGAGATGACCAAGAACCTGCTTTAATCATTGCTAATGGTGCTGCCTGTAGTCAAGAACTTATGGGACAATTACTTGAATGGTCTCCCCTAGTTGTTGTACTTGACTCAGCTATCGAGAGGGTTATAGATTTAGGTGTGAAAGTGGATGTACTACTTGGTGATTTTGATAGGGACTTCGATGCAGATGCTTATAGAGAAAAGCAGTATCCTATAGAGATTGTACATATCGCTGATCAGAACTCAACTGACTTAGAAAAGGCATTTGACTACCTTATAAAACGTGGTATACCTGCTGCCAATGTAATCTGGGCTACTGGTAAACGTGCAGATCACACTATCACCAATATTACGAATATCTGTAAATATAAAGATAGACTGAAGATAACGATGTATGATGACTACTCACGTATCTACCCTCTACCTAATCACTTCAAAAAGTGGTACGAAAAGGATACAATTATCTCTCTTATCCCTGTAGGTGAAGTGACTAATATTACAACAACGAATCTCCTCTACCCTCTAAATAATGAATCTCTCCTACTAGGTGAGCGCACAGGAAGTAGCAATACAGTAGCTGAAGATGGACTAGTGACAATAGATTATCTAAAAGGGAATCTATTGATGATGGAATGTCATGATTAGTGATACTTAATTACTTTTCATTTATATGCCTAGGATATAATCTAGGTTTAAGAAGTATTATTATCTTTGTTTAAGACCTTAAGCAAAGATATATGGACTATTTAAAAGAAGGAGAACACTTTGGAGAAAAGAAACAACAACTTGTTGTGAAAGATGTTATTCTAAGCAAGGCAAATGCCTCTCCTACTGATCATATTCCATGGCATTATCACAAGCATGCTTATTTCTTATACAATATAAATGGCTACTTAAATGAGGTAACTAAAAAGGGAACTTTAGAGTTACAACCCAACACCTTATTATACCACCATAGTCAAGAACCTCATTACAATAAAGATATCCAGAAAGAGTTTGATTTCTTACATGTAGAATTACCTTCAGCTTGGTTTTTAAAATACGATTTGTCTCCTAGTCTTATAGAAGGAGACTTACTCTTAAAAGATCCTAGTCTTCAAACGCTATTTCATAAAATACATATAGAATCTCAATTAGCTGATCAGGCTACTAATCTTGCTATAGATGGTTTATTATTACAGACTTTTGGGCAGATTACACGTCTTCAAGCTCAGGATTTAGATACTCATAAACCGCTATGGGTAAATAAATTGATAGAACTAGTCAATGAAGAGCGATGGGAGGTACTAAGTTTAAATTACCTCGCTACTGAATTAGAATTACACCCTGTTTATTTATCGAGGAAGTTTCCTATTTATTTTAAAATGAGTTTTGGGGAATATTTAAGAGAGCAAAAACTAAAAAAAGCAATTGATTTATTGTTATACCACCCTATTAGTCAAGCTGAAGTCGCTTATCAATGTGGCTTCTCTGATGAGAGTCATTTTATACGCATCTTTAAATTAAAATATGGTGTGACTCCTGCTGTGTTTAAAAATCAACACAGAGGTTAAGTATATTCTATTAGGTTTAGAACATTCTATTTTTATATTTATTTCTACTGTATTTTTGTGTAGCAATTAATACTAAGTGACTATGTACAGTTTTAAAAATGATTATGCAGAAGGCATGCATCCTAATATACTAAATAGAATAATAGAAACTAATCTAATCCAACAAGCTGGATATGGTGATGATGAATATACGCTAAGAGCAAAAGAACTAATCCAAGCTAAAATAGAGAATCCTCAAGCACAGATCTACTTCGTATCTGGAGGAACTCAAGCTAACTTATTAGTTATTTCTTCTATCCTACGTACACATCAGGCAGTTATTGCGCCTCAGACAGGGCATATCTTTGCAAATGAGACAGGAGCCATAGAAGCGACAGGGCATAAAGTAATCCCTGTAGCGACTACTAATGGTAAACTAACCGCTCAAGATATAGAACGTATGGCAGGTGAATATGGATTAAGACCTCATGTAGTAGAGCCTAAAATGGTGTATATTTCTAACTCTACAGAGCTGGGGACTATCTATACTAAGGAAGAACTAACAGCCATCTCTTCTACTTGTAAGCAGTTAGGGTTATACCTTTTTATAGATGGAGCTAGATTAGGACACGCATTGACAGCTGATAATAACGACCTTACCTTAAAAGATATTGCTGATTTAACTGATGTATTCTATATAGGAGCAACTAAAAATGGTGGATTATTAGGTGAGGCTATTGTGTTTAATAATACTGAATTAGCTACTTATTTTGATTATAATTTAAAGCAGAAAGGTGCTTTACTAGCCAAGGGAAGATTATTAGGATTACAATTTGAAACTTTGTTTACAGATAATCTCTATTTTGACTTAGCCAGTCATGCCAATAGAATGGCTACAAAACTAACAGAAGCATTTAAAGCAAAAGGATATCATTTCTTAGGAGATTCTACTACGAATCAGTTATTTCCTATTCTTCCTTTAGCACTGATAGAAGAGCTGAATAAAGATTATGACTTCTATATTTGGAAAGCAATAGATCAAGAATATGCTGCTATTAGACTGATTACGTCATGGGCTACTGATGAAGAGATGGTCAATCAATTTATAGAGAAGATAAAATAATAAAAGCTCCCTTAGGAGCTTTTTACATACTATTCTTTTACTAATCGATAGTTTAAATTCTCTTTATTCTGTTCTACTTTATAGTTTTCGGTTAATTCTAATACCCAGCCATCTCCGAATACTTTATTTACCTCTACCTTAGTAGGGTTAGTTATAGATAGTCTATCCCAATTAGGACTCATCAGAGCTCCTTGTTCTACAGTTAAAACGCCCCATACATCACTTATTCTCATCGTTGGATACACCGTCCCCTTATCTTCTAATGCTACAAGATTTGAGGGATTAAAAGAAACATTCATCTTTTCAAATTTGATTTCAAAATGTGGGTTTTCGACGAATTGAGCTTTATATGTTGCTATTATCTTTTTAATATTAACATCTCTTTCTACTTCTTGTTCTATAATGAAAGCTCCATTATATTTACTTTTTAATTGATTAACAGTGCTTTCTAAATTGTTGGGAATTTGGATATTCCAAGCCTTGATAAAGTAATCAGTAAGATTAGTAGTTGTATTAATATTCTTATTCCACTCTTTATCTTCTTGTGAAAGCAGGTAGCCATAGACAGGAATAGTGTGATAGGCGAATGACCTTATATAAGTCGCATTCTTAAAGAAATCATCTATCTCTTTTGAAACATGGTCAGCTGTTTCTTTTTTTGTACGATTACTTACCATTAACCCTGTAAACTCCGCAATTCCCTCGTTTAATTCTAGATTATTTTCTGTTGTATACGACTCATTGTAAAGACTCTGTCTATATTTTCTAAAAGACAGAGCTGCTGTAAGGTGTTTGTTTCTTTCTTTTAGAGAATGAGCTTGAATAGCTTGTTTTAAAGCCTCTAATTCTAAACGAAGATATACTCTCCCCTCTTTTTGAT
It encodes the following:
- a CDS encoding diacylglycerol/lipid kinase family protein translates to MKKIFFIVNPISGKGKHNITADYIKKFFDEKAFDIHVLYSTYKRHAIELTQQALSAGADIIVACGGDGTIHEVATQVVGKDVIFGVVPVGSGNGLASNLSIPKDIEQAIIRVRDGKVMNMDVGSINGEYFFSNMGFGIDATIIDNYEKSGKRKLGAYIKAALNSAQQYKAKRMLVTYKGQTKEVNPLLLFISNSNEMGYNMSLTPKASLTDGLLDYLMVPKINLLKQLTFGLYVILKKTEKFRKTDYVQSDHITVEIIGQERNGFQMDGEYYEYDTNQFEIRVIKGGLRVLC
- a CDS encoding rhodanese-like domain-containing protein; the encoded protein is MTNLSQEQWWEKAQADSNAIILDVRTEEEVEEKAIPGSINIDIYKGQGFLDEIANLDKTKAYYIYCKSGGRSSQACHVMESLGFEETHNLLGGITEWEGPIK
- a CDS encoding thiamine diphosphokinase, producing MSSHHIVRDDQEPALIIANGAACSQELMGQLLEWSPLVVVLDSAIERVIDLGVKVDVLLGDFDRDFDADAYREKQYPIEIVHIADQNSTDLEKAFDYLIKRGIPAANVIWATGKRADHTITNITNICKYKDRLKITMYDDYSRIYPLPNHFKKWYEKDTIISLIPVGEVTNITTTNLLYPLNNESLLLGERTGSSNTVAEDGLVTIDYLKGNLLMMECHD
- a CDS encoding helix-turn-helix domain-containing protein, with protein sequence MDYLKEGEHFGEKKQQLVVKDVILSKANASPTDHIPWHYHKHAYFLYNINGYLNEVTKKGTLELQPNTLLYHHSQEPHYNKDIQKEFDFLHVELPSAWFLKYDLSPSLIEGDLLLKDPSLQTLFHKIHIESQLADQATNLAIDGLLLQTFGQITRLQAQDLDTHKPLWVNKLIELVNEERWEVLSLNYLATELELHPVYLSRKFPIYFKMSFGEYLREQKLKKAIDLLLYHPISQAEVAYQCGFSDESHFIRIFKLKYGVTPAVFKNQHRG
- a CDS encoding threonine aldolase family protein, with protein sequence MYSFKNDYAEGMHPNILNRIIETNLIQQAGYGDDEYTLRAKELIQAKIENPQAQIYFVSGGTQANLLVISSILRTHQAVIAPQTGHIFANETGAIEATGHKVIPVATTNGKLTAQDIERMAGEYGLRPHVVEPKMVYISNSTELGTIYTKEELTAISSTCKQLGLYLFIDGARLGHALTADNNDLTLKDIADLTDVFYIGATKNGGLLGEAIVFNNTELATYFDYNLKQKGALLAKGRLLGLQFETLFTDNLYFDLASHANRMATKLTEAFKAKGYHFLGDSTTNQLFPILPLALIEELNKDYDFYIWKAIDQEYAAIRLITSWATDEEMVNQFIEKIK